A genomic region of Saccopteryx bilineata isolate mSacBil1 chromosome 1, mSacBil1_pri_phased_curated, whole genome shotgun sequence contains the following coding sequences:
- the SGSM3 gene encoding small G protein signaling modulator 3 isoform X1, whose product MSGSHIPSASGPFSALTPSMWPQEILAKVTQKEESVEQPEFCYDEFGFRVDKEDGANPSSNRLPAVSLMEDPPQRLRWQAHLEFTHNHDVGDLTWDKIAVSLPRSEKLRSLVLAGIPHSMRPQLWMRLSGALQKKRNSELSYREIVRNSSNDETIAAKQIEKDLPRTLPSNACFASVNSIGVPRLRRVLRALAWLYPEIGYCQGTGMVAACLLLFLEEEDAFWMMCTIIEDLLPASYFSTTLLGVQTDQRVLRHLIVQYLPRLDKLLQEHDIELSLITLHWFLTAFASVVHIKLLLRLWDLFFYEGSLVLFQTTLGMLGLKEEELIQSENSASIFNTLSDIPSQIEDADLLLGEAMRLASSLTDMAVETQRRKHLAYLIADQGQLLGTSTTANLSQVVRRRTQRRKSGITSLLFGEDDLEALKAKNIKQTELVADLREAILRVAHHFQCTDPKNCNVELTPDYSMESHQQDHENYVACSRSHRRRAKALLDFERHDDDELGFRKNDIITIVSQKDEHCWVGELNGLRGWFPAKFVEVLDERSKEYSIAGDDAVTEGVTDLVRGTLCPALKALFEHGLKKPSLLGGACHPWLFIEEAAGREVERDFDSVYSRLVLCKTYRLDEDGKVLTPEELLYRAVQSVNVTHDAVHAQMDVKLRSLICVGLNEQVLHLWLEVLCSSLPTVEKWYQPWSFLRSPGWVQIKCELRVLCCFAFSLSQDWELPAKREEEKKPLKEGVQDMLVKHHLFSWDIDG is encoded by the exons ATGGTGCTAACCCCAGTTCCAACAGGCTGCCAGCTGTGTCTCTGATGGAGGACCCCCCACAACGGCTGCGGTGGCAGGCCCATCTGGAGTTCACCCATAATCATGATGTGGGTGATCTCACTTGGGACAAGATTGCCGTCTCCTTGCCCCGCTCAGAGAAGCTCCGCTCCCTTGTGCTGGCCGGCATCCCACACAGCATGAGGCcacag CTGTGGATGCGGCTCTCCGGGGCTCTGCAGAAGAAAAGGAACTCCGAGCTGTCGTACAGAGAGATCGTGAGGAACAGCTCCAATGATGAGACCATTGCTGCCAAACAG ATCGAGAAGGACCTGCCCCGCACCCTGCCCAGCAACGCCTGCTTCGCCAGCGTGAACAGCATTGGGGTGCCCCGCCTGCGCAGGGTTCTCCGAGCACTGGCCTGGCTCTACCCAGAGATTGGCTACTGCCAGGGCACAGGCATG GTGGCCGCctgcctcctgctgttcctggaggaggaggatgcCTTCTGGATGATGTGCACCATCATCGAGGACCTGCTCCCTGCCTCCTACTTCAGCACCACCCTGCTGGGCGTCCAGACAGACCAGCGGGTTCTGCGGCACCTCATCGTCCAGTACCTCCCTCGCTTAGACAAGCTGCTCCAGGAGCACGACATTG AGCTGTCCCTAATCACGCTGCACTGGTTCCTCACGGCCTTCGCCAGCGTGGTGCACATCAAGCTGCTGCTGCGTCTCTGGGACCTGTTTTTCTACGAGGGCTCCCTGGTGCTCTTCCAGACCACACTGGGCATGCTGGGCCTCAAG GAGGAGGAGTTGATCCAGTCAGAGAACTCAGCCTCCATTTTCAACACTCTGTCAGACATACCCTCACAGATTGAGGATGCGGACCTGCTGCTAGGGGAGGCCATGCGGCTGGCCAGCTCCCTTACTGACATGGCTGTGGAGACTCAGCGCCGCAAGCACCTGGCCTATCTAATTGCAGACCAGGGCCAGCTCCTGGGGACCAGCACCACCGCCAACCTCTCTCAG GTGGTTCGTCGCAGGACACAGCGGAGGAAGTCTGGTATCACCTCCCTGCTCTTTG GGGAGGATGACCTGGAGGCGCTCAAGGCCAAGAACATCAAGCAGACAGAACTGGTGGCTGATCTCCGGGAGGCTATCCTACGCGTGGCACACCATTTCCAGTGCACTGACCCCAAAAACTGTAATGTG GAGCTGACCCCAGACTACAGTATGGAGAGTCACCAGCAGGACCACGAAAACTACGTGGCTTGCTCACGCAGCCACCGGCGCCGGGCCAAGGCCCTGCTGGACTTTGAACGCCATGATGATGATGAGCTGGGCTTCCGCAAGAATGACATCATCACG ATTGTTTCTCAGAAGGATGAGCACTGCTGGGTGGGGGAGCTGAATGGCCTGAGAG GCTGGTTTCCAGCCAAGTTTGTCGAAGTCCTGGATGAACGGAGCAAAGAG TACTCCATCGCGGGGGACGACGCTGTGACTGAGGGAGTCACGGATCTTGTGCGAGGgaccctctgcccagccctcaaGGCCCTGTTTGAACATGGACTGAAGAAGCCATCCCTACTCGGGGGCGCCTGCCACCCCTGGCTGTTTATTGAGGAG GCAGCGGGCCGAGAGGTGGAGAGAGATTTCGACTCAGTGTATTCTCGCCTGGTGCTGTGTAAGACATACAG GTTGGATGAAGATGGCAAAGTTCTAACCCCGGAGGAGCTGCTCTATCGG GCCGTGCAGTCTGTGAATGTGACCCATGATGCTGTACACGCACAAATGGATGTCAAGCTCCGCTCTCTCATCTGTGTGGGACTCAA TGAGCAAGTCCTACACCTGTGGCTAGAGGTGCTCTGCTCCAGCCTACCAACCGTGGAAAAGTGGTACCAGCCCTGGTCCTTCTTGCGCAGCCCTGGCTGGGTCCAGATCAAGTGTGAGCTCCG tgTCCTCTGCTGCTTTGCCTTTAGCCTCTCCCAGGACTGGGAACTTCCTGCAAAGAGAGAGG AGGAGAAGAAGCCCCTGAAGGAGGGTGTCCAGGACATGCTGGTGAAGCACCACCTTTTCAGCTGGGACATAGATGGATGA
- the SGSM3 gene encoding small G protein signaling modulator 3 isoform X2, giving the protein MSGSHIPSASGPFSALTPSMWPQEILAKVTQKEESVEQPEFCYDEFGFRVDKEDGANPSSNRLPAVSLMEDPPQRLRWQAHLEFTHNHDVGDLTWDKIAVSLPRSEKLRSLVLAGIPHSMRPQLWMRLSGALQKKRNSELSYREIVRNSSNDETIAAKQVAACLLLFLEEEDAFWMMCTIIEDLLPASYFSTTLLGVQTDQRVLRHLIVQYLPRLDKLLQEHDIELSLITLHWFLTAFASVVHIKLLLRLWDLFFYEGSLVLFQTTLGMLGLKEEELIQSENSASIFNTLSDIPSQIEDADLLLGEAMRLASSLTDMAVETQRRKHLAYLIADQGQLLGTSTTANLSQVVRRRTQRRKSGITSLLFGEDDLEALKAKNIKQTELVADLREAILRVAHHFQCTDPKNCNVELTPDYSMESHQQDHENYVACSRSHRRRAKALLDFERHDDDELGFRKNDIITIVSQKDEHCWVGELNGLRGWFPAKFVEVLDERSKEYSIAGDDAVTEGVTDLVRGTLCPALKALFEHGLKKPSLLGGACHPWLFIEEAAGREVERDFDSVYSRLVLCKTYRLDEDGKVLTPEELLYRAVQSVNVTHDAVHAQMDVKLRSLICVGLNEQVLHLWLEVLCSSLPTVEKWYQPWSFLRSPGWVQIKCELRVLCCFAFSLSQDWELPAKREEEKKPLKEGVQDMLVKHHLFSWDIDG; this is encoded by the exons ATGGTGCTAACCCCAGTTCCAACAGGCTGCCAGCTGTGTCTCTGATGGAGGACCCCCCACAACGGCTGCGGTGGCAGGCCCATCTGGAGTTCACCCATAATCATGATGTGGGTGATCTCACTTGGGACAAGATTGCCGTCTCCTTGCCCCGCTCAGAGAAGCTCCGCTCCCTTGTGCTGGCCGGCATCCCACACAGCATGAGGCcacag CTGTGGATGCGGCTCTCCGGGGCTCTGCAGAAGAAAAGGAACTCCGAGCTGTCGTACAGAGAGATCGTGAGGAACAGCTCCAATGATGAGACCATTGCTGCCAAACAG GTGGCCGCctgcctcctgctgttcctggaggaggaggatgcCTTCTGGATGATGTGCACCATCATCGAGGACCTGCTCCCTGCCTCCTACTTCAGCACCACCCTGCTGGGCGTCCAGACAGACCAGCGGGTTCTGCGGCACCTCATCGTCCAGTACCTCCCTCGCTTAGACAAGCTGCTCCAGGAGCACGACATTG AGCTGTCCCTAATCACGCTGCACTGGTTCCTCACGGCCTTCGCCAGCGTGGTGCACATCAAGCTGCTGCTGCGTCTCTGGGACCTGTTTTTCTACGAGGGCTCCCTGGTGCTCTTCCAGACCACACTGGGCATGCTGGGCCTCAAG GAGGAGGAGTTGATCCAGTCAGAGAACTCAGCCTCCATTTTCAACACTCTGTCAGACATACCCTCACAGATTGAGGATGCGGACCTGCTGCTAGGGGAGGCCATGCGGCTGGCCAGCTCCCTTACTGACATGGCTGTGGAGACTCAGCGCCGCAAGCACCTGGCCTATCTAATTGCAGACCAGGGCCAGCTCCTGGGGACCAGCACCACCGCCAACCTCTCTCAG GTGGTTCGTCGCAGGACACAGCGGAGGAAGTCTGGTATCACCTCCCTGCTCTTTG GGGAGGATGACCTGGAGGCGCTCAAGGCCAAGAACATCAAGCAGACAGAACTGGTGGCTGATCTCCGGGAGGCTATCCTACGCGTGGCACACCATTTCCAGTGCACTGACCCCAAAAACTGTAATGTG GAGCTGACCCCAGACTACAGTATGGAGAGTCACCAGCAGGACCACGAAAACTACGTGGCTTGCTCACGCAGCCACCGGCGCCGGGCCAAGGCCCTGCTGGACTTTGAACGCCATGATGATGATGAGCTGGGCTTCCGCAAGAATGACATCATCACG ATTGTTTCTCAGAAGGATGAGCACTGCTGGGTGGGGGAGCTGAATGGCCTGAGAG GCTGGTTTCCAGCCAAGTTTGTCGAAGTCCTGGATGAACGGAGCAAAGAG TACTCCATCGCGGGGGACGACGCTGTGACTGAGGGAGTCACGGATCTTGTGCGAGGgaccctctgcccagccctcaaGGCCCTGTTTGAACATGGACTGAAGAAGCCATCCCTACTCGGGGGCGCCTGCCACCCCTGGCTGTTTATTGAGGAG GCAGCGGGCCGAGAGGTGGAGAGAGATTTCGACTCAGTGTATTCTCGCCTGGTGCTGTGTAAGACATACAG GTTGGATGAAGATGGCAAAGTTCTAACCCCGGAGGAGCTGCTCTATCGG GCCGTGCAGTCTGTGAATGTGACCCATGATGCTGTACACGCACAAATGGATGTCAAGCTCCGCTCTCTCATCTGTGTGGGACTCAA TGAGCAAGTCCTACACCTGTGGCTAGAGGTGCTCTGCTCCAGCCTACCAACCGTGGAAAAGTGGTACCAGCCCTGGTCCTTCTTGCGCAGCCCTGGCTGGGTCCAGATCAAGTGTGAGCTCCG tgTCCTCTGCTGCTTTGCCTTTAGCCTCTCCCAGGACTGGGAACTTCCTGCAAAGAGAGAGG AGGAGAAGAAGCCCCTGAAGGAGGGTGTCCAGGACATGCTGGTGAAGCACCACCTTTTCAGCTGGGACATAGATGGATGA